A single genomic interval of Melanotaenia boesemani isolate fMelBoe1 chromosome 4, fMelBoe1.pri, whole genome shotgun sequence harbors:
- the LOC121639050 gene encoding neuronal pentraxin-1-like: MEGFSWKLFLLSCLVAVESSAQDFGQTQFICTSVPKDMDLCSATMQNSGPAEDLKTTITQLRETVLQQKETIVNQKETIRELTSKLSRCESQSLPAAAGPGGRRPGAKNTMGDVSRGTTDTLAQLGQTLQTLKQRLENLEQYSRGNNTVQANSLKDLLQNKIDDMEKQVLSRVNTLEESKPGPRNDTEQRNIVESTLTSLHHRITDLEKGKDTRPTDKFQLTFPLRTNYMYAKAKRSLPEMYSFSVCLWIKSNASPGVGTPFSYAVPGQSNELVLIEWGNNPMEILINDKVAKLPFLINDGKWHHLCITWTTRDGMWEAFQDGVMRGNGENLAPYHPIKPEGVLVLGQEQDTLGGGFDATQAYVGELANLNIWNRKLSIAEIYNLATCNSKAPAGNVFSWTENNIEIFGGATKWTFEPCRSLN; the protein is encoded by the exons ATGGAAGGATTCTCGTGGAAACTTTTTCTACTCTCTTGTCTGGTCGCCGTGGAGAGCTCCGCGCAAGACTTCGGACAGACGCAGTTTATTTGCACGTCGGTACCCAAAGATATGGACTTGTGTTCCGCCACGATGCAAAACAGCGGGCCTGCGGAAGACCTGAAGACCACGATCACACAGCTGCGCGAGACCGTGCTGCAACAAAAAGAGACCATTGTGAATCAAAAGGAGACAATCAGGGAACTAACGTCTAAGTTGAGCCGCTGTGAAAGTCAGAGTCTCCCGGCGGCGGCGGGACCCGGCGGGAGGCGCCCGGGGGCCAAGAACACGATGGGAGATGTATCTCGGGGCACCACGGATACTCTGGCCCAGCTGGGACAGACTTTACAGACGCTCAAACAGAGACTGGAGAATCTAGAG CAGTACAGCCGGGGGAATAACACCGTGCAAGCGAACAGCCTGAAAGATCTCCTACAGAACAAGATAGACGACATGGAGAAGCAAGTTCTGTCCCGGGTCAACACTTTAGAGGAAAGCAAACCTGGACCAAGGAATGACACGGAGCAGAGGAACATAGTAGAGTCCACGCTCACATCTCTGCACCACCGGATCACGGATCTGGAGAAAG GTAAAGACACCAGGCCAACAGATAAGTTCCAGCTCACCTTCCCTCTGAGAACCAACTACATGTATGCCAAAGCCAAGAGGAGCCTTCCTGAAATGTATTCcttcagtgtgtgtctgtggataAAGTCCAACGCCTCCCCTGGGGTGGGAACACCCTTTTCTTACGCCGTCCCGGGTCAATCCAACGAACTGGTGCTGATTGAGTGGGGGAACAATCCCATGGAGATTCTCATCAATGACAAA GTTGCAAAGCTGCCGTTTCTCATCAACGATGGCAAATGGCATCACCTCTGCATCACGTGGACCACCAGGGATGGGATGTGGGAGGCCTTCCAGGATGGAGTGATGAGGGGCAATGGAGAGAATCTGGCACCGTACCACCCCATCAAACCAGAGGGAGTGCTGGTCCTGGGACAAGAGCAG GACACCCTGGGAGGAGGTTTCGATGCAACGCAAGCCTATGTCGGTGAGCTGGCAAACCTAAATATCTGGAATAGGAAACTTTCTATTGCTGAGATCTACAACTTGGCGACCTGCAACAGCAAAGCACCGGCTGGCAACGTCTTCTCCTGGACAGAGAACAACATTGAAATATTTGGCGGGGCAACCAAATGGACCTTCGAGCCGTGCCGTTCGCTCAACTGA